GCTTGGCCTGCCGGCCAGCTTCATCGGCCGCCACCCCTTCCCCGGGCCGGGTCTCGCGATCCGCTGCCCCGGCGAGATCACCCGCGAGAAGCTCGACATCCTGCGTAAGGCGGACGCGGTCTACATCGACCAGATCCGCAAGCATGGCCTCTACGACGAGATCTGGCAGGCCTTCGTGGCGATCCTGCCGGTGCGCACCGTGGGCGTGATGGGCGACGGCCGCACCTATGACTACGCCTGCGCCCTGCGCGCGGTGACCTCGGTCGACGGCATGACGGCGGATTACTACCCGTTCACCCACGAGTTCCTCGGCGAGACCGCGACGCGGATCATCAACGAAGTGAAGGGCATCAACCGATGCACCTACGACATCACCTCGAAGCCTCCGGGAACGATCGAGTGGGAATGATCAGGGACTGATCGCGGAGGCCGGGGCAACCCGGCCTCCTTTTCGTTTGCGCCGCCGCAACACACCCCGCCCGCCGTCGCAGCGCCGCGCGCCGATTGCCCCTTGCCCCCGTCCCCGTGGCGCGCCAGTGTCCGCCCGGAGAGGACCCCCCATGACGACAAGAGTTTCCGCGGCGCCGTGCCGCACCGCCCCCTGCCCGCACCGCCAGTCGGACCGGAGCGCGACATGAGCGCCGTGCAACTGACCGGCCGCATGACCGCCCCCGTCGAGCGCTGTGCCGAGGTGCGCGCCGCCATGGCCGAGCATATCCGCCTGTCGCGCGCCGAGGCGGGCTGCCTCTACTTCGAGCTGCGCGAGACCGACCCCGGGGTCTTCGAGGTCTCCGAGCTGTTCCAGAGCCGCGCCGCCTTCGACGCGCACCAGGAGCGCACCCGCGCCAGCGCCTGGTTCCGGATCACCGGGGACCTGCCCCGCGATTATGACATGGCCGAGCTGTGAGCGCGCGGTCCATGTCCGAAACGCCCGCCGGCGCGGTGCCGAAGGCGGCGCTGTGGATGATCGGCTCGATCGTCTCGTTCAGCGCCATGGCGGTGGCCGGGCGCTGGGTCAGCAGCGGGCTCGACACGTTCGAGATCATGCTCTACCGCTCGCTGCTCGGCGTGCTGATCGTCGGCACCATCGTGCTGGTGACCGGCCGGCGCCGCGAGGTGGCCACGCGCCATCTCGGCACGCATATCATCCGCAATATCAGCCACTTCACCGGGCAGAACCTGTGGTTCTACGCGATCACGGTGATCCCGCTTGCGCAGGTCTTCGCGCTGGAATTCACCGGGCCGATCTGGGCCATGCTGCTGGCGCCGCTGGTTCTGGGCGAGCGACTGACCTGGCCGCGCAGCCTTGCCGCGCTGGTCGGATTCCTTGGCATTCTCATCGTCACGCGCCCTTCGCCCGAAACGCTCTCGCCCGGGCTCTTCGCCGCGGCCAGCGCCGCGATCGGCTTTGCCGGCTCGGCGATCTTCACCCGCAAGCTCACCCGCACCGACAGCACGCTCTGCATCCTCTTCTGGCTCACGCTGACCCAGGCGGTCATGGGCCTGGTCTGCGCCGGGTTCGACGGCGACATCGCGCTGCCCGCCGCCGAGGCCGTCCCCGGGGTGATCGTCATCGGGTTGGCCGGGCTCTGCGCCCATTACTGCCTCACCACGGCGCTCGGGCTGGCCCCGGCCTCGGTGGTCATGCCGATCGACTTCACCCGGTTGCCGGTGATCGCCATCGTCGGGATGATGCTCTACCAGGAGCCGCTCGATCCCTGGGTGCTGCTCGGCGCCGCCATCATCTTCGCGGCCAATTACGTCAATATCCTGCGCGAAACCCGCGCCGCGCGCCGCGCCGGGGTTTGACGCGGCCCCGCCGCGCAAGTACCTGTCGGGCCGGACGAACCAGGAGCCGATGATGCTGTATGAAACCGCCGCCGACTGGCAGACCGCGCCGCGCAGGCACGTGCTGCTCTTTGCCATGTCGGGTCTTGGCAAGACCTTTGTCTCGTCGATGCTGCGGCAATCCGGCAAATGGTTCCACTACTCGATCGATTACCGCATCGGCACACGCTACATGGGCGAATACATCGCCGACAACGCCAAGGCCGAGGCGATGAAGAACCCTTTCCTGCGCGAGCTTCTGCTGTCGGATTCGATCTACATCGGCTCCAACCTCAGCTTCGAGAACCTGACCCCGGTCTCGGCCTATCTCGGCAAACCCGGCGATCCGGCGAAGGGCGGGTTGCCGATCGACACCTACCGCATCCGGCAGGACCAGTTCCGACGGGCCGAGGAGCAGGCGCTTCTCGACACCGGGTATTTCATCGAGCGCGCCCAGCAACTCTACGGCTATCCGCATTTCGTCTGCGACACCGGCGGCTCGATCTGCGAATGGGTCGATCCCGAGAACCCGCGCGATCCGATCCTGTCCGAGCTGTCGCGGCAGGCGCTGATGGTCTGGGTCCGCGGCAGCGAAGCGCATACCGAAGAGCTGATCCGCCGCTTCGATCGCGCGCCGAAACCCATGGCCTACCAGCCCGAGTTCCTCGAGGCGGCCTGGACGCGCTACCTCGACGAGAAGGGCGTCGCCGAAACCGCAGTCGACCCCGACGCCTTCATCCGCTGGACCTATGCGCAGGCCCTGAACCACCGCCAGCCGCGCTACGAGGCGATGGCGCGCAACTGGGGTCTGACGGTCGACGCGTCGGACGTCGCGACCGTTCGCGACGAAGCGGATTTTGTCGCTCTCATCGCCGACGCGCTTCGCGCAACGGGCCGGTAGCGCCTTTCCCGTCAGGCGGCGGCGCTGGCCTGCCGCACCCCATGCTCTTGCTCGGCCCCCACGCTGAAGCCCTGCATGAGCTCGGACAGCCGCCCCGCATCGCCGCGCAGCATATGCGCCGCGGCGGTGCTCTCCTCGACCATGGCTGCGTTCTGCTGAGTGACCCGGTCGAGGTTGCTGACGCCGACGTTGATCTCGTTGAGGCCTTGGGCCTGCTCTGCCGCCACCCCGGCAATGCTGCTGACCAGGGTCGCGATCTGGCTCACCTGCGCGACCACCTCGCTCAGCGCATCGCCGGAGCGTTCGACCAGTTCGACACCGTCGCGGACGCGGTCCGCCGAACCGCTGATCAGCGTCTTGATCTGCCGCGCCGCGTCGGAGCTGCGCTGCGCCAGCGCGCGCACCTCCGAGGCCACGACGGCGAAACCCTTGCCGGAGGCACCCGCCCGCGCCGCCTCGACCCCGGCGTTCAGCGCCAGCAGGTTGGTCTGGAAGGCAATGTCGTCGATCACCCCGATGATCTCGTTGATCTGCTGCGAGCTGCGCTCGATCGCGCCCATGGCCTCGATGGCGGAGCGCATCACTTCGCCGTTCTGGTCGGCAAGCTTCGCCGCCGTCTCGACGCTGCTTTCCGCTTCCCGGGCCGACTGGGCCGCCTCGCGGACGCGCGACAGCATCTCGTCGAGCGCCGCGGCGGTCTGCTCTAGCGTGGCCGCCTGGGTCTCGGTCCGGCGCGACAGGTCGTCCGAGGCGCGGGCAATCTCCTCGGCGCTGCTGTGGATGTTGAGCGCGCCGGAATTCACCTCGGTCATGGTCATCCGCAGGCTTTCGACCGCGCGGTTGTAATTGCCGCGCAACTCCTCGTATTCGCCGGGGAATTCCTCGAGGATGGTGTGCAGCAGCGAGCCGCCCGCGAGCGCGTCGAGCGCGTCGCTCAGGTGCCGCACCACGCGGTTCTGCGCCTCGTGCGCGCGGCCGCGCGCCTCCTGCGCGTCGCGGCCGCGCGAGAGCGTCGCCGTCAGATCGGCGAGATGGCGGGCCAGCTCGCCGAACTCGTCGCGGCGCGCCTGCATGGCGAGCTCGGCCTCGTAATCCCCCGCGGCGACCTTCGACATCGCCGCCTGCAGCGCATTGACCGGCTTGAGCACGAGCCGGCGCAGCCAGAGCAGCACGAGAAGGAGCATCACCGCGAGCCCGCCCGCGGCGCTGGCGAGCATGATCTTCTTGTCGCGCTCGATGACGCCCTGCATGGCGCTGTCGGTCCAGGCCATGGCAACCGCGCCGAGGGGCGCGTTCTGGCCCTGCAGCACCACGGCCTCGGCCGCGAGATAGCCGCCCGCCGTGCCCGCGCGCCCGCCGCTCGACAGCGCTTCGTGCGCCACGGCCTCAAGCTCTGCCTGCTGCGCGTCGATGGCTCCGATGCTCGCCAGCACCTCGCCGTCGGCGCCGAGCACCAGCCCGCCGAGAAGATCGGCGCCGCCGTTGGAGAGCTGCTCCTCGAGCAGCGCGGAGGTCCGGGCCGCATCGCGGAACCGCAGTGCCGGCAGCAGTGTTGCGGCGGCCGCGTTCACCGATTGCCGCGCCATGCCCGCGATGCCGGCCTGGGTGACCTTCTCGCTGAGCCGCCAGGCCTGCCAGGCGAGCAGCCCCGCGACCACCAGCGTCGAGACGACGACCAGCGCCGCCACCTTGACGAAGACCGACGCGAAGAGGCGCCGGAGCGAGGGGTCCGCGAGCCGCGCTCCGAGCCGCGATGCCCGCGCCCTCACTGCACCATCTCCGCGTCGAGGCCGAGGGTCAGCGCGCCGATCGCCGCCCCGGTCTCGGGGTCGGGGACGCTGAGCGAGAGCTGCTGCATGTAGATCTGGCTCGATTCGTCGAAATCGACGCTGCCGACGTGGATCGCGTCGGGGCCGTGCGGATAGGTCTGCAGATACTTGTCCTCGTCGCCCTGCCAGTAGTCCGAGGTCAGGTGCGAGACCGCGACGTTGAGGCCGCGCGCATCCATCAGCAGCATCTCGCGGATCAGCCCGTTCGACTCGGTCACCTGCGCCCGCAGCAGATCGGCCACGGGATTGTCCCAGACCGGCTTGATCGTCGGGATCTCGGACGCGCCGATCTCGGCCTTCCAGAGCGCGTCGAGCTCGTCGATCCGCGCCGCGTCGTAGCCCGCCGTCACCGCGTTCTGCGCCCGGACCGCCGCGATCAGCGTCGGGTCGGCGAGCAGCGGGCGCACGTAGCGGGTGATCACCTCCTGCAGCGCCGGCCCCAGTTCCTGCGCGCGCGCGGCCGGGGCGACGGCCAGAAGCAGGACGGTGGCAGCCGCGAGCACGCAGGCTCCGAGACCGGAACGGCGCCCGCGCGGGGCTGACGGGTTTCGGATGGACATGGAACATCTCCGCAATTGGGGCTTTCGTCCCCGTCTAACGGCGATTTCCTCACGCCAAGTTAAGGCGCGCGGATTTTCCCGCCGGGCGCCCGCCACACCGCCGCGGGAACGCCGCCGCTTGCAGCCGCCTCCGCGCCGGGCCAGAAAGGCGGCAGCCGCCCCGGAGACCGCCATGCCCTACCTCACCCTCGCCCTCGCCGTGCTTGCAGAGACGATCGGCACCGCCGCGCTGCAGGCCAGCCAGCAATTCACCCGGCCCCTGCCCTCGGCGATCGTCATCGTCGCCTATGCCGCGGCCTTCTACCTGCTCTCGATCGTGCTGCGCACAATGCCGGTGGGGCTGGCCTATGCCATGTGGTCCGGGCTCGGCATCGTGCTCATCTCGGTGATCGGGCTGGTGGCCTTCGGGCAGAAGCTCGACCTTGCCGCGATCCTCGGAATGGGGCTGATTGTTGCCGGGATCTTCGTGATTCACCTGTTTTCGGGGGCCTCACCGCATTAAGGGCTGGCCTTTTGGGCCGACCCCGGCTAACCCGCGCGCAAACCTCCCTTCAAAGGCATTCCTATGGACCTGCGCAATATCGCGATCATCGCACACGTTGACCATGGCAAGACCACGCTGGTGGACGAGCTGCTCAAACAGTCCGGCGCGTTCCGCGAGAACCAGGCCGTGGCCGAGCGCGCCATGGACAGCAACGATATCGAGCGCGAGCGCGGCATCACCATCTTCGCCAAGCCGACCTCGGTGGAGTGGAAGAACACCCGCATCAACATCGTCGACACCCCCGGCCACGCCGACTTCGGCGGCGAGGTCGAGCGCATCCTGTCGATGGTCGACGGCGTGGTCCTGCTGGTCGACGCGGCCGAGGGCCCGATGCCGCAGACCAAGTTCGTGACCTCCAAGGCGCTGCGCCTCGGCCTGCGTCCGATCGTCGTGCTGAACAAGGTCGACAAGCCCGACGCCGAGCCCGACCGCGCGCTCGACGAGTGCTTCGACCTCTTCGCCTCGCTCGGCGCGGATGAAGACCAGCTCGACTTCCCGCATCTCTACGCCTCGGGCCGCAACGGCTGGGCCGACGCCGAGCTCGACGGGCCGCGCAAGAACCTCGACGCGCTGTTCCGCCTGATCGTCGACCACGTTCCCGCGCCGCGCCAGATCAAGCACCAGGACGAAGACTTCCGCATGCTCGCGACCACGCTCGGCAGCGACCCCTTCGTCGGCCGCCTGCTGACCGGCCGCATTGAATCCGGCCGCGTCAAGGTCGGCCAGACCGTGCAGGCGATCAGCCGCATCGGCCAGAAGATCGAGCAGTTCCGCGTCACCCGCGTGCAGGCCTTCCGCGGCCTCGCGCAGGCCGACATCGACGAAGGCCTCGCGGGCGACATCGTCTCGCTCGCCGGCATGACCAAGGCGACCGTGGCCGACACGATCTGCGCGCTCGCCGTGGACGAGCCGCTCGACGCCCAGCCGATCGATCCGCCCACCATCACCGTGACCTTCGGCATCAACGACAGCCCGCTCGCCGGCCGCGACGGCAAGAAGGTGCAGTCGCGCGTCATCCGCGAGCGCCTGATGAAGGAAGCCGAGGGCAACGTCGCGATCAAGATCGCCGACACGCCGGGCGGCGAGGCCTTCGAGGTCTCGGGCCGGGGCGAACTGCAGATGGGCGTTCTCATCGAGAACATGCGCCGCGAGGGCTTCGAGCTCTCGATCTCGCGCGCGCAGGTCATCATGAAGGAAGTGGACGGCCAGCTCATGGAGCCGGTCGAGGAAGCCACCATCGACGTGGACGACGAGTACACCGGCGCGGTGATCGAGAAGATCACCGGCCCGCGCAAGGGTGACCTCGTCGAGATGAAGCCCGCCGGCGCCGGCAAGACCCGCATCGTGGCCTACGTGCCCTCGCGCGGTCTGATCGGCTACCATGGCGAGTTCCTCACCGACACCCGCGGCACCGGCGTGCTGAACCGCACCTTCCATGGCTGGGTCCCGCACAAGGGCGCGATCGAGGGCCGCCGCGCCGGCGTGCTGATCTCGATGGAGAACGGCGAGGCCGTGGCCTACGCGCTGTGGAACCTCGAGGACCGCGGCAAGCTCTTCCTCGGTGCCCAGGCCCCGGTCTACACCGGCATGATCATCGGCGAGCACAGCCGCGACAACGACCTCGAGGTGAACCCGCTGAAGGGCAAGAAGCTGACCAACGTGCGGGCCTCGGGCACCGACGAAGCGGTCCGCCTCACCACCCCGATCACCTTCACCCTCGAAGAGGCGATCGCCTACATCAACGACGACGAGCTGGTGGAAGTGACCCCGAACGCGATCCGCCTGCGCAAGCGCTACCTCGACCCGCACGAGCGCAAGCGCCAGTCGCGCAGCCAGTAAGCCGCAGGTCGCGGGGGCTTTGCCCCCGCGCAGGGGAAAAGGCGGGGGCTCCGCCCCCGGACCCCCGGCGTATTTGGAAAGAGAAGAAGTTGCGAGCGCGGTCCCTTCGGGGGCCGCGCTTTTTTCATGCCGGGCGGGAACGGCTCAGCCGAAGGGACCGCGGAAGATGAAGAAGGCGCCGAGGGCGATGAAGCCGAAGCCGACCGCGTGGTTCAGCGTCAGAGGCTCCTTCAGCCAGACGGCCGAGAATCCGGCGAAGACCACCAGCGTGATGACTTCCTGCAGGGTCTTCAGCTCGGCGGCGGAATAGACGCGGTGGCCGAGCCGGTTGGCGGGCACCGCGAGCCAGTATTCCACCAGCGCGATGCCCCAGCTGATGAAGACCACGGCCCAGAGCGGCGCGCCGGGAAAGCGCAGGTGCCCGTACCAGGCCATGGTCATGAAGAGATTGGAGGCCACCAGCAAGAGGACCGGCAGCAGGTGCGCAAGGCTCAATCGCGGATCACTCGGTGGTCTCGACGATCAGCAGCTCGCGCTCGGACGCGCCGCGCGCGTGGCCGAGCGCCTCCTGGTACTCGGGCGAGTGGTAGCAGGCCTCGGCCGCCTCGACCGTGGCGAATTTCGCCACGACGTTGCGCGGGCGCTCCCTGCCCTCGAGCTGCACGTAGCGCCCGCCGCGGGCGATGAACTGCCCGCCGTGCTTGGCGATCGCGGGACCGGCGAGCTTGGCGTACTTGCCGTAGGCCTCCTCGTCGGTGACGGTGACATGGGCGATCCAGAGAGCGGGCATCAGTTCATTCCTTCGACGATGACGAGATCACGCTGCGCGGCGCGCAGGGCAAGCGGCAGGATGCGCTGGTATTCGGGCGAGCCGTACCAGCGCTCGGCGGCGATCCGCGAGGGGAACTCGATGATCACGTGCCGGCCCGGTCCCGCGCCCTCGACGAAGGTCTGGGGGCCGCCCTTCACAAGAAAGCGCCCGCCGAATTTCTCGGCGAGCGCAACGGTTTGGCCGGCATAGACGGCATATTCCTCGGGGTCGGTGACCTCGATGCGGGCGATGACATAAGCGGACATGAGCTCCTCCTCCCTCCGCGTCCGTCAGCCCGCGAGGACCGCTTCGGCCGCCGCGATGGCCGCCTCGGCCTCGCTGGCGTCCTTGGCCCCGCCCTGGGCGAGGTCGGGACGGCCACCGCCACCCTGCCCGCCGAGCGCGGCCACCGCGGCCTTGACCACGTCGACCGCCGAGACCTGGCCCTTGAGGTCCTCGGTCACGCCGGCGGCCACGGCCACCTTGTCGCCGGTGTCGGCGATCAGCAGCACCACGCCCGAGCCGAGCCGCGACTTGTGCTCGTCGATCAGCGGCGGCAGGTCCTTGCCCGAGACGCCCGAGAGCACCTGGCCGACGAACTTCATGCCGTTCACCTCGCGCGCCTCGACACCGCCGCCCTGGCCGGCACCGCCGGACATGGCGAGATCGCGGCGCAGCTGGGCGACCTCGTTCTCGAGCTTGCGGCGCTCATCGAGCAGCGCGGCGACGCGGGTCACAGCCTCCTCGCCCGAGGCCTTGAGCAGCCCCTCGATGCCCGAGAGCGCCTTGTCACGGGCGCGCAGCGCGGCCATGGCGGCCTCGCCGGTCAGCGCCTCGATCCGGCGCACGCCGGCCGAGGAGGCGGATTCCGAGGTCAGGGCGAACATGCCGATGTCACCGGTCTGGGCGACATGGGTGCCGCCGCAGAGCTCGAGCGAGTAGGTCTGCCCGTCCGAGCCCTTGCCCGAGCCCGCGAGCGTGCCCATCGAGACCACGCGCACCTCGTCGCCGTACTTCTCGCCGAAGAGCGCCTGTGCGCCGAGCGCGCGGGCGTCGTCGGGGGTCATGATCCGGGTGCTCACCGCCGAGTTCTGGCGGATGAAGGCGTTCACCTCGGTCTCGACCTTCGCGATCTCCTCGGCGCTGAGCGCCTTGGTGTGCGAGAAGTCGAAGCGCAGGCGCTCCGGCGCGTTCAGCGAGCCGCGCTGCGCGACGTGATCGCCGAGTGCGCGGCGCAGCGCCTCGTGCAGCAGGTGGGTCGCCGAGTGGTTGGCGCGGATCCTGCCGCGGCGCTTGTGGTCGACCTCGACCGCGACGGCGTCGCCGCGCCCGAAGCTGCCCGATTTCACCGTGACCATGTGGCCGGTGAGCTTGCCGCCCGCCAGCTTCTGCGCGTCGGTGACCTCGGCCTGGTCGTCCTCGTCCTCGAGCCGGCGCAGCCAGCCCCTGTCGCCGACCTGGCCGCCGCTCTCGCCGTAGAACGGGGTCTGGTTCAGGATGACCCAGCCGCTCTCGCCGGTCGCCAGCCTGTCGACCACGGCGCCGTCCTTGACCAGCGCGAGGATCTGGCCCTCGGCGGTCTCGGTGTCGTAGCCGAGGAAATCGGTGGCGCCCTTCGCTTCGGCGATGTCGTACCAGAGGGTCAGATCCGCCGCCTCGCCCGAGCCGGACCAGGCCGCGCGGGCCTTGGCCTTCTGCTCGGCCATGGCCGCGTCGAAACCGGAGGTGTCGACCTCGCGGCCGCGCTCGCGCAGGGCGTCCTGCGTCAGGTCGAGCGGGAAGCCGTAGGTGTCGTAGAGCTTGAACGCCGCCTCGCCGGGCAGCTTGGCGCCGTCACCGAGGCCGACGAGCTCGTCGTCGAGCAGCTTGAGGCCGCGGTCGAGGGTCTGCTTGAAGCGGGTCTCTTCCAGCTTCAGCGTCTCTTCGATCAGCGCCTGCGCGCGCACCAGTTCCGGGTAGGCCGCGCCCATCTGGCGCACCAGCGCCGGGACGAGACGGTACATGACCGGATCCTTGGCGCCCAGCATGTGCGCGTGGCGCATGGCGCGGCGCATGATCCGGCGCAGCACGTAGCCGCGGCCGTCGTTGCTGGGCATCACGCCGTCGGCGATCAGGAAGGAGGTCGAGCGCAGGTGGTCGGCGATGACCCGGTGGTGGGTCTTGCCGGGACCGTCCGGATCGCTGCTGGTGGCGTCGGCCGAAGCCTCGATCAGCGCGCGCATCAGGTCGGTGGCGTAGTTGTCATTCGTGCCCTGCAGCAGCGCCGCGACCCGCTCGATGCCCATGCCGGTGTCGATCGACTGCATGTCGAGCGCGCGCATCGAGCCGTCCTCGAACTGCTCGTTCTGCATGAAGACGACGTTCCAGATCTCGATGAAGCGGTCGCCGTCCTCCTCGGGCGAGCCCGGAGGGCCACCCCAGAACTTCTCGCCGTGGTCGAAGAAGATCTCGGTGCAGGGGCCGCAGGGGCCGGTCGGCCCCATCTGCCAGAAGTTGTCCGAGGTGGCGATGCGGATGATCCGGCTTTCCGGAACGCCGATCTTCTTCCACAGCTCGTAGGCCTCGTCATCGGTGTGATAGACGGTGGTGTAGAGCCGCTCGGGCGAGATGTCGAAATGCTTCGTCACCAGGTCCCAGGCAAAGGGGATCGCTTCGGTCTTGAAGTAGTCGCCGAAGGAGAAGTTGCCGAGCATCTCGAAGAAGGTGTGGTGCCGCGCGGTGTAGCCCACGTTGTCGAGGTCGTTGTGCTTGCCGCCGGCGCGCACGCATTTCTGTGCGGTCGTGGCGCGCTTGTAGTCACGGCTCTCGACCCCGGTGAAGCAGTTCTTGAACTGCACCATGCCGGAGTTGGTGAACATCAGCGTGGGGTCGTTGCGGGGGACAAGCGGGCTCGAGGGCACGATCTCGTGGCCCTGCTTGGCGAAGTAGTTCAGAAACGTCGAGCGAATGTCGTTCAGCGTGGGCATGGGTGTTCTCTTGCGCCTCGTCTGCGGGTTCCGGACGGGTGTATATCCCCATCCGGTCCCTGTCCATAAGCCGCCCGCGAAAAGCGTGGGTGGGCTCCGGGGCGCAAGAAGACTGCGCGCCGTCAGGCCCGGCGCACCCGGCGCGGCGGCATGGCCTCGTCGACCACCAGCCAGAGCCCCGAGCCGATCACCAGCGCCGCGCCCAGCATCGCCGCGGGGCTCGGCAACTCGCCGAAGCCGAGAAAGCCGATCGCCACCATCCAGACGAACTGCAGGT
The Salipiger sp. H15 DNA segment above includes these coding regions:
- a CDS encoding antibiotic biosynthesis monooxygenase, translated to MSAVQLTGRMTAPVERCAEVRAAMAEHIRLSRAEAGCLYFELRETDPGVFEVSELFQSRAAFDAHQERTRASAWFRITGDLPRDYDMAEL
- a CDS encoding methyl-accepting chemotaxis protein, whose amino-acid sequence is MRARASRLGARLADPSLRRLFASVFVKVAALVVVSTLVVAGLLAWQAWRLSEKVTQAGIAGMARQSVNAAAATLLPALRFRDAARTSALLEEQLSNGGADLLGGLVLGADGEVLASIGAIDAQQAELEAVAHEALSSGGRAGTAGGYLAAEAVVLQGQNAPLGAVAMAWTDSAMQGVIERDKKIMLASAAGGLAVMLLLVLLWLRRLVLKPVNALQAAMSKVAAGDYEAELAMQARRDEFGELARHLADLTATLSRGRDAQEARGRAHEAQNRVVRHLSDALDALAGGSLLHTILEEFPGEYEELRGNYNRAVESLRMTMTEVNSGALNIHSSAEEIARASDDLSRRTETQAATLEQTAAALDEMLSRVREAAQSAREAESSVETAAKLADQNGEVMRSAIEAMGAIERSSQQINEIIGVIDDIAFQTNLLALNAGVEAARAGASGKGFAVVASEVRALAQRSSDAARQIKTLISGSADRVRDGVELVERSGDALSEVVAQVSQIATLVSSIAGVAAEQAQGLNEINVGVSNLDRVTQQNAAMVEESTAAAHMLRGDAGRLSELMQGFSVGAEQEHGVRQASAAA
- a CDS encoding ATPase; its protein translation is MLYETAADWQTAPRRHVLLFAMSGLGKTFVSSMLRQSGKWFHYSIDYRIGTRYMGEYIADNAKAEAMKNPFLRELLLSDSIYIGSNLSFENLTPVSAYLGKPGDPAKGGLPIDTYRIRQDQFRRAEEQALLDTGYFIERAQQLYGYPHFVCDTGGSICEWVDPENPRDPILSELSRQALMVWVRGSEAHTEELIRRFDRAPKPMAYQPEFLEAAWTRYLDEKGVAETAVDPDAFIRWTYAQALNHRQPRYEAMARNWGLTVDASDVATVRDEADFVALIADALRATGR
- the alaS gene encoding alanine--tRNA ligase; the encoded protein is MPTLNDIRSTFLNYFAKQGHEIVPSSPLVPRNDPTLMFTNSGMVQFKNCFTGVESRDYKRATTAQKCVRAGGKHNDLDNVGYTARHHTFFEMLGNFSFGDYFKTEAIPFAWDLVTKHFDISPERLYTTVYHTDDEAYELWKKIGVPESRIIRIATSDNFWQMGPTGPCGPCTEIFFDHGEKFWGGPPGSPEEDGDRFIEIWNVVFMQNEQFEDGSMRALDMQSIDTGMGIERVAALLQGTNDNYATDLMRALIEASADATSSDPDGPGKTHHRVIADHLRSTSFLIADGVMPSNDGRGYVLRRIMRRAMRHAHMLGAKDPVMYRLVPALVRQMGAAYPELVRAQALIEETLKLEETRFKQTLDRGLKLLDDELVGLGDGAKLPGEAAFKLYDTYGFPLDLTQDALRERGREVDTSGFDAAMAEQKAKARAAWSGSGEAADLTLWYDIAEAKGATDFLGYDTETAEGQILALVKDGAVVDRLATGESGWVILNQTPFYGESGGQVGDRGWLRRLEDEDDQAEVTDAQKLAGGKLTGHMVTVKSGSFGRGDAVAVEVDHKRRGRIRANHSATHLLHEALRRALGDHVAQRGSLNAPERLRFDFSHTKALSAEEIAKVETEVNAFIRQNSAVSTRIMTPDDARALGAQALFGEKYGDEVRVVSMGTLAGSGKGSDGQTYSLELCGGTHVAQTGDIGMFALTSESASSAGVRRIEALTGEAAMAALRARDKALSGIEGLLKASGEEAVTRVAALLDERRKLENEVAQLRRDLAMSGGAGQGGGVEAREVNGMKFVGQVLSGVSGKDLPPLIDEHKSRLGSGVVLLIADTGDKVAVAAGVTEDLKGQVSAVDVVKAAVAALGGQGGGGRPDLAQGGAKDASEAEAAIAAAEAVLAG
- a CDS encoding DMT family protein, which codes for MTMAWYGHLRFPGAPLWAVVFISWGIALVEYWLAVPANRLGHRVYSAAELKTLQEVITLVVFAGFSAVWLKEPLTLNHAVGFGFIALGAFFIFRGPFG
- a CDS encoding SMR family transporter — its product is MPYLTLALAVLAETIGTAALQASQQFTRPLPSAIVIVAYAAAFYLLSIVLRTMPVGLAYAMWSGLGIVLISVIGLVAFGQKLDLAAILGMGLIVAGIFVIHLFSGASPH
- a CDS encoding DUF1330 domain-containing protein — encoded protein: MSAYVIARIEVTDPEEYAVYAGQTVALAEKFGGRFLVKGGPQTFVEGAGPGRHVIIEFPSRIAAERWYGSPEYQRILPLALRAAQRDLVIVEGMN
- a CDS encoding DMT family transporter, with translation MSETPAGAVPKAALWMIGSIVSFSAMAVAGRWVSSGLDTFEIMLYRSLLGVLIVGTIVLVTGRRREVATRHLGTHIIRNISHFTGQNLWFYAITVIPLAQVFALEFTGPIWAMLLAPLVLGERLTWPRSLAALVGFLGILIVTRPSPETLSPGLFAAASAAIGFAGSAIFTRKLTRTDSTLCILFWLTLTQAVMGLVCAGFDGDIALPAAEAVPGVIVIGLAGLCAHYCLTTALGLAPASVVMPIDFTRLPVIAIVGMMLYQEPLDPWVLLGAAIIFAANYVNILRETRAARRAGV
- the typA gene encoding translational GTPase TypA; this encodes MDLRNIAIIAHVDHGKTTLVDELLKQSGAFRENQAVAERAMDSNDIERERGITIFAKPTSVEWKNTRINIVDTPGHADFGGEVERILSMVDGVVLLVDAAEGPMPQTKFVTSKALRLGLRPIVVLNKVDKPDAEPDRALDECFDLFASLGADEDQLDFPHLYASGRNGWADAELDGPRKNLDALFRLIVDHVPAPRQIKHQDEDFRMLATTLGSDPFVGRLLTGRIESGRVKVGQTVQAISRIGQKIEQFRVTRVQAFRGLAQADIDEGLAGDIVSLAGMTKATVADTICALAVDEPLDAQPIDPPTITVTFGINDSPLAGRDGKKVQSRVIRERLMKEAEGNVAIKIADTPGGEAFEVSGRGELQMGVLIENMRREGFELSISRAQVIMKEVDGQLMEPVEEATIDVDDEYTGAVIEKITGPRKGDLVEMKPAGAGKTRIVAYVPSRGLIGYHGEFLTDTRGTGVLNRTFHGWVPHKGAIEGRRAGVLISMENGEAVAYALWNLEDRGKLFLGAQAPVYTGMIIGEHSRDNDLEVNPLKGKKLTNVRASGTDEAVRLTTPITFTLEEAIAYINDDELVEVTPNAIRLRKRYLDPHERKRQSRSQ
- a CDS encoding DUF1330 domain-containing protein, which codes for MPALWIAHVTVTDEEAYGKYAKLAGPAIAKHGGQFIARGGRYVQLEGRERPRNVVAKFATVEAAEACYHSPEYQEALGHARGASERELLIVETTE